The following is a genomic window from Ignavibacteria bacterium.
AATGGAACGTCTTTTGCAATTTAAATTGATAATTAATAATTGTAAATTTAATACTTAACTAAAAACCGACTGAATTAATGTTCAAGTTTATAACCAAACTATTTCCATCGAAGCACGAAAAAGATGTTAAGGAAATACTGCCTATTGTTGATGAAATTAATGAATACTGGGAGAATTTAAAAAATCTTTCAGATGATGAACTCCGTGCAAAAACGACTGAATTCAAACAAAAAATAACAGACGAAACTTCTGAAATAACCTCACAGCTTAATGAACTTAGAGAAAAACTAAAACAGGAGCTTTCACACGATGAACGTGAAGAAACTCAATCTGAAATTGAATCGCTTGAAAAAGATTATTATGAAACTCTGAAAGCTGTTCTTGATGATATTTTGCCTGAAGCATTTGCAGTTGTAAAAGAAACCTGCGTTCGTCTTAAAGGAAAACAATACGAGGCTGCCGGAAATAAAATTACATGGAACATGGTTCCTTATGATGTTCAACTTCTTGGTGGAGTTGTGCTTCACAGCGGAAAAATTGCAGAGATGGCAACCGGTGAAGGAAAAACTCTTGTCGCTACTCTTCCCATGTATCTGAATGCTCTTGCAGGAAAAGGCGTGCATCTTGTTACTGTCAATGACTATCTTGCAAAACGTGACAGCGAGTGGATGTCTCCGATTTTTGATTTTCATGGTATATCCGTCGGAGTTATTCTTAACGATATGGATTCAGCAAAACGCCGTGAAATGTATAACCGCGACATTACTTACGGAACAAACAATGAGTTTGGTTTTGATTACCTTAGAGACAACATGGTTGTCGATAAAACTCATCTTGTCCAACGCGAACATTACTATGCAATCGTTGACGAGGTTGACTCGGTTTTAATCGATGAAGCAAGAACGCCGCTTATTATTTCAGGACCTGTCGAAGCAAGCGTGCATAAGTTTGATGAAATGAATCCGAGAATCAAACGTTTGTTTGAAGCTCAAAGAAGACTTGTTACTGATTTCACCTCAGAAGCCGAGAGAATTCTTTCCGGCGAAGATAAAATAAGCCGTGAAGACAGGGAAAAAGCAGGGCTCGCATTGCTTCGCGCTCACAGGGGTCTTCCGAAGCATAAAAAATTTCAGAAGCTTATTGCCGAACCTGCCAACAAAGCATTGATGCAGGAAACCGAAATGTTTTATCTACGGGACAACTCGAAACAAATGCACATAGTTGATGACGAGTTGTATTTTATGATAGATGAAAAATCTCATATAACCGATTTGACTGAAAAAGGTCGTGAGTTTCTTGCTCCTTCACATGAAGAACGTGACTTCTTTACTCTTCCCGATGTCGGTACTGAAGTAGCTGTTCTCGAAAATGACCCTAATCTTTCTGTTGAAGAACGTGAAATGAAAAAAGATGAGCTTGCAAAGATTTATTCTGAGCGAAGCGACCGTCTGCATACCGTTCAGCAATTATTGAAAGCTTATGCTTTATATGAAAAAGATGTTGAGTATGTTATTCAGGATGGAAAAGTTATGATTGTCGATGAGTTCACGGGTCGTGTGCTTTCGGGAAGACGTTATTCAGAAGGATTGCACCAGGCAATTGAGGCAAAAGAAGGCGTTAAAGTAGAAAAAGATACCCAAACTCTTGCAACGATTACCTTGCAGAACTACTTCCGGCTTTATAAAAAGCTTGCAGGTATGACTGGAACTGCAGAGACCGAAGCTGCTGAATTTTATGATATTTATAAGCTCGACGTTGTAGTAATTCCTACCAATAGAGATGTTATCAGAACAGACCAAAATGATTTTATATATCGCACCAAGCGTGAAAAATATAACGCCTTAATTGATGAAATTGAGGAAATGAGAAAGAAACGTAGGCCGACACTTGTTGGAACAACATCAGTTGAGGTTTCCGAAATTATTTCCCGTTTTTTAAAACGTAAAAACATTCCTCATGAAGTTCTGAACGCAAAACAGCATCAGCGTGAAGCGCAAATCGTAGCAAACGCCGGCTTGCCGGGAGCGGTAACAATCGCTACCAATATGGCAGGTCGTGGAACCGACATTAAGCTCGGACCCGGTGTTCCTGAGGCAGGCGGATTGCATATTATCGGAACAGAGCGTCACGAGTCACGCCGGATTGACAGGCAGCTCAGAGGTCGTTCAGGGCGTCAGGGTGACCCCGGCTCCACAAAATTTTTCTTATCTCTTGAAGATGATTTGATGCGTTTATTCGGAAGCGAGCGGATTGCAAACATCATGCAGCGTCTCGGAATCGAAGAAGGTCAGGCAATTGAACATAAAATGATTACAAATTCTGTCGAACGTGCTCAGAAAAAAGTTGAAGAAAACAATTTCGCCATCAGAAAAAGACTACTTGAATATGACAACGTGATGAACCAGCAGCGTGAGATTATTTACGCACGCAGACGTCAGGCGCTTATGGGTGAACGCTTAAAAGATGAAATTCTCGATATGGCTTATAAGCATATCGATATTATGGTTGATGCATATTTCCCCGAAGCTGACCTCGACGGACTTAAAGATGAAGTTCAAAGGACTTTCCTTGTTCGTCTCGATATAAAACCTGAAGAATTCCAAAAACTTGGCGAAGCAGGATTAAAAGATTTAATAAAAAAAGAAGTTAAAGGATTTTACGACAGAAAAGAAGAACGTTATGGTTCGGAATTAATGAGCCAGGTTGAACGCTTTGCTGTTCTTAGCGTAATCGACAACAAGTGGAAAGAGCATCTGCGCGAAATGGATGACCTCAAAGAAGGTATAAACTTCCGTGCTTACGGACAAAAAGACCCGTTGATTGAATACAAAATGGACGGCTTCAAAATGTTCGGGGAGATGATGGATGAAATTTCAAAAGACATTATAAATTTTATATTCAAGTTCACAACTCAGACACCTGAAAAACAGCAGCCATTAAATCAACCTAAGTCGGTCAATATGTCCCGTTTGAGAACCTCTCATGCATCGTCATCGGGAATGGGATTCATTGGAAATGCTGACCCTGTGCAGTCACAAGGCGGACAACAGCCTGGCGGAAAGGTCGAAACTGTGAAAGTTGGTCCTAAAATCGGAAGAAATGACCCGTGTCATTGCGGAAGCGGTAAGAAATATAAAAACTGTCACGGCAAAAACGCTTAGTTAATTTTATAATATATTAATATTGGACAAAAGACGAAGTCATTCCCCGCGAAAGCGGGAATCCCAGTATAATAGCAACGAAAATACAGGTGTATTTTAACATTAAACCGATATATTATACCTTTTCTTAATATCAGTAAAATATTTCTTCAGCTTTTCATTTCGTGTAAGGTTAAATTCGTTCTTCATAGCTTTCTTGTGTTTATCGAAAACAAATTTAACCTTATTCATATCACCTATCGAATTATAATAATTCAATAATTTATTTGTTATTTCCTCATCTGCAGGGTCTAATTCATACAGCTTCTCAAGCAGCTTGTTATATTTTTCAAACATCACTTCATTCTCATAATAAAACAGAAGCTTTGTTGAAATTTTCTGAAAGTTAAATTTAAGGTTTTCACGAATGTCTTCAGCCCAATTTAAATATATATTCGGTAAAAATTCATTTTTGTACATTTCAAATGCCTGTTCGTTGTCAGGTATCAGGCTGCTGTCGCTTAATCTGATAAACTCGAGGGTGTCAAAATTTATTTTAACGTTATAATTGTTTCCGAACAAAAGATATTTCTTGTCTTTTACAAGCAGTATGTCTTTTTCTGAAGAGCCGGGAACATTCTGTTTCAAAAAAGCTTGAAATGCTTTTCTCACTTTATTTATTTCAACGTCGATAAATGCATTCAGATTATTGCTTGATGTATTCATGAAAATATCATTAATTAACGCATCCTTTGTTATGTCTTTTATGTTATAAAATCTTAACAGTAAGTACATAAAAATTAATTTTGACTTAGGTCTTTCCCATAACTTGTCATCAAAATGTTTGCCATTAATGATTATTTTGCCTTCATTCAAAAATTCAATTCTGACATTAAGCTGAATTGAATTTCTTGCATCTATGCTTACCTGTGCCTTGCTGGATAAAGAAGTCAAATATGTTCTTTCAATGTTTTTTTCAATTGCATATGTAAAAACAAAACGCATTTTATTAAGCTTCATTCTGAAAATAAGATAATTCTCGTAACTGCATCCCTTAACCAAACTTATGAAGCTTCTGAATTTTTTCTCAAATTCTTCTTCATTGTTTTTCATTGCCTCAATATAACTTTCACAGAAATAAATTACTGCCTGATTAAATAAAGTAAAATTTTCTCTTTTTATTTGCGAAATTTCCTTTAAAATAATCTTTGCATTATCGAATTCATCAAGCAATAAACACGCTTCAAGCTTCAGAATAAGTTTGCGGGTATTTGATACACTATAATCTTTTGTATCATTAAGGAAATAAATGACTTTAGCCGGTTGATTTAATAAATTATAGCAATAAAGAATAAGAGCATCTATGAAGAAAATATAATTTTTCAGATAAACATTTTTCTTAATAATTTCAAGCTGCCCTATTGTATCTTTTATGTCATAATTCAGAAATCTCAACAATACTCTCTGAAATTCGAATTGATTTTTATATGCAAGAAATAAAGTTTTATTCTTTTCCCGGTTTTTTTCTTTCAGCTTATTAAAGAAAAACTGAAAATCATTTGCATTATAACTCGTGAATAATGCAAAACAAACCTGACTGTAATTAGATAAATCAAATTTGTTAAAATCTATATGATTTTTTATAAAGCTTATGACTTTATTACCCGTTTTATAATCTCCGTAATCAAAAAATATCAGTAGAGAAAATATGCTCTCAATAAAATTATTATCGGAAATGCTCCTTAACCCCTTTTCGTATTCACTAATAAGATTATCAAATATTTCCCTCAGGCGGTTTATGTATGGTT
Proteins encoded in this region:
- the secA gene encoding preprotein translocase subunit SecA, with translation MFKFITKLFPSKHEKDVKEILPIVDEINEYWENLKNLSDDELRAKTTEFKQKITDETSEITSQLNELREKLKQELSHDEREETQSEIESLEKDYYETLKAVLDDILPEAFAVVKETCVRLKGKQYEAAGNKITWNMVPYDVQLLGGVVLHSGKIAEMATGEGKTLVATLPMYLNALAGKGVHLVTVNDYLAKRDSEWMSPIFDFHGISVGVILNDMDSAKRREMYNRDITYGTNNEFGFDYLRDNMVVDKTHLVQREHYYAIVDEVDSVLIDEARTPLIISGPVEASVHKFDEMNPRIKRLFEAQRRLVTDFTSEAERILSGEDKISREDREKAGLALLRAHRGLPKHKKFQKLIAEPANKALMQETEMFYLRDNSKQMHIVDDELYFMIDEKSHITDLTEKGREFLAPSHEERDFFTLPDVGTEVAVLENDPNLSVEEREMKKDELAKIYSERSDRLHTVQQLLKAYALYEKDVEYVIQDGKVMIVDEFTGRVLSGRRYSEGLHQAIEAKEGVKVEKDTQTLATITLQNYFRLYKKLAGMTGTAETEAAEFYDIYKLDVVVIPTNRDVIRTDQNDFIYRTKREKYNALIDEIEEMRKKRRPTLVGTTSVEVSEIISRFLKRKNIPHEVLNAKQHQREAQIVANAGLPGAVTIATNMAGRGTDIKLGPGVPEAGGLHIIGTERHESRRIDRQLRGRSGRQGDPGSTKFFLSLEDDLMRLFGSERIANIMQRLGIEEGQAIEHKMITNSVERAQKKVEENNFAIRKRLLEYDNVMNQQREIIYARRRQALMGERLKDEILDMAYKHIDIMVDAYFPEADLDGLKDEVQRTFLVRLDIKPEEFQKLGEAGLKDLIKKEVKGFYDRKEERYGSELMSQVERFAVLSVIDNKWKEHLREMDDLKEGINFRAYGQKDPLIEYKMDGFKMFGEMMDEISKDIINFIFKFTTQTPEKQQPLNQPKSVNMSRLRTSHASSSGMGFIGNADPVQSQGGQQPGGKVETVKVGPKIGRNDPCHCGSGKKYKNCHGKNA